One segment of Macrotis lagotis isolate mMagLag1 chromosome 1, bilby.v1.9.chrom.fasta, whole genome shotgun sequence DNA contains the following:
- the LOC141505005 gene encoding DEP domain-containing mTOR-interacting protein-like isoform X1, whose translation MEGGPSNLRKKAAERQHRAEVMLAGEQLRLRLHDGKLIKDRRYHLRTYPNCFVAKELTDWLIDHKEAPDRETGIRLMQKLMDHYIIHHVCDEHSDYKDAKLLYRFRKDDGTFPLNKDVKVFLRGQSLYEALVSADDSILKVREEKSVRYQRAFLGCEMVDWLAQEGEAASRKEAVELCRTLLEHGIIQHVSTKHHFFDSNLLYQFRINFRRRRRLTEILTDNLRTLPESPDSPFCLRKLNPDQGNTSFLSVQPNKEIKVVSAVRRSSVTSIAGGAGPYYNSPPLLGLPPGSECNPKSVLKRQVTSEELLSPGAPYVKKTLTIVGDAVGWGFVVRGGRPCHIQAVDPGGPAAAAGMKVCQFVISVNGILVLHLDYQTVSSLIVTGPRTLIMEIMEDIE comes from the exons ACTTCGACTTCATGATGGGAAGCTCATCAAGGATCGACGTTATCATCTTCGAACATATCCCAACTGTTTTGTCGCTAAGGAGCTGACAGATTGGCTGATAGACCACAAGGAGGCACCAGACAGAGAAACAGGCATTAGACTGATGCAAAAACTGATGGACCACTACATTATTCATCATG TGTGTGATGAGCACTCAGACTACAAAGATGCCAAGTTGCTTTATCGTTTCCGCAAGGATGATGGGACTTTCCCTTTAAATAAGGATGTCAAAGTGTTTCTTCGAGGCCAGAGTCTGTATGAAGC GCTGGTGAGTGCAGATGACTCAATCCTTAAGGTTCGTGAGGAAAAATCTGTCAGGTACCAGCGGGCTTTCCTGGGCTGTGAGATGGTGGATTGGCTCGCTCAGGAAGGAGAAGCAGCTAGCAGGAAGGAAGCTGTGGAGCTGTGCCGAACTCTTCTGGAACATGGGATCATTCAACATg TTTCAACCAAACACCACTTCTTTGACAGCAATCTCCTCTACCAGTTCCGGATCAACTTCCGTAGGCGGAGGCGACTGACAGAGATTCTGACTGACAACCTCCGAACTCTCCCTGAGAGTCCTGATAGCCCCTTCTGTCTTCGAAAGCTCAACCCTGACCAGGGCAATACCAGCTTCCTCTCAG ttcagcccaacaaggaaatcaaagtggTCTCAGCTGTCAGGAGAAGCAGTGTCACTAGCATAGCGGGGGGCGCTGGTCCCTACTACAACAGTCCACCTCTTCTGGGACTCCCACCAGGCTCTGAATGCAACCCCAAGTCAG TGCTGAAGAGACAGGTAACCAGTGAGGAACTGTTGTCCCCAGGAGCCCCTTATGTAAAGAAGACTCTCACA ATTGTAGGGGATGCTGTGGGTTGGGGTTTTGTAGTTCGAGGAGGAAGACCCTGTCATATCCAGGCTGTGGATCCTGGAGGCCCAGCTGCTGCTGCAGGCATGaag GTATGCCAGTTTGTGATCTCAGTGAATGGAATTTTGGTACTACATCTGGACTACCAGACAGTCAGCAGCCTCATTGTGACGGGGCCACGAACACTGATTATGGAAATTATGGAAGACATAGAATGA
- the LOC141505005 gene encoding DEP domain-containing mTOR-interacting protein-like isoform X2, with product MEGGPSNLRKKAAERQHRAEVMLAGEQLRLRLHDGKLIKDRRYHLRTYPNCFVAKELTDWLIDHKEAPDRETGIRLMQKLMDHYIIHHVCDEHSDYKDAKLLYRFRKDDGTFPLNKDVKVFLRGQSLYEALVSADDSILKVREEKSVRYQRAFLGCEMVDWLAQEGEAASRKEAVELCRTLLEHGIIQHVSTKHHFFDSNLLYQFRINFRRRRRLTEILTDNLRTLPESPDSPFCLRKLNPDQGNTSFLSVQPNKEIKVVSAVRRSSVTSIAGGAGPYYNSPPLLGLPPGSECNPKSVLKRQVTSEELLSPGAPYVKKTLTVCQFVISVNGILVLHLDYQTVSSLIVTGPRTLIMEIMEDIE from the exons ACTTCGACTTCATGATGGGAAGCTCATCAAGGATCGACGTTATCATCTTCGAACATATCCCAACTGTTTTGTCGCTAAGGAGCTGACAGATTGGCTGATAGACCACAAGGAGGCACCAGACAGAGAAACAGGCATTAGACTGATGCAAAAACTGATGGACCACTACATTATTCATCATG TGTGTGATGAGCACTCAGACTACAAAGATGCCAAGTTGCTTTATCGTTTCCGCAAGGATGATGGGACTTTCCCTTTAAATAAGGATGTCAAAGTGTTTCTTCGAGGCCAGAGTCTGTATGAAGC GCTGGTGAGTGCAGATGACTCAATCCTTAAGGTTCGTGAGGAAAAATCTGTCAGGTACCAGCGGGCTTTCCTGGGCTGTGAGATGGTGGATTGGCTCGCTCAGGAAGGAGAAGCAGCTAGCAGGAAGGAAGCTGTGGAGCTGTGCCGAACTCTTCTGGAACATGGGATCATTCAACATg TTTCAACCAAACACCACTTCTTTGACAGCAATCTCCTCTACCAGTTCCGGATCAACTTCCGTAGGCGGAGGCGACTGACAGAGATTCTGACTGACAACCTCCGAACTCTCCCTGAGAGTCCTGATAGCCCCTTCTGTCTTCGAAAGCTCAACCCTGACCAGGGCAATACCAGCTTCCTCTCAG ttcagcccaacaaggaaatcaaagtggTCTCAGCTGTCAGGAGAAGCAGTGTCACTAGCATAGCGGGGGGCGCTGGTCCCTACTACAACAGTCCACCTCTTCTGGGACTCCCACCAGGCTCTGAATGCAACCCCAAGTCAG TGCTGAAGAGACAGGTAACCAGTGAGGAACTGTTGTCCCCAGGAGCCCCTTATGTAAAGAAGACTCTCACA GTATGCCAGTTTGTGATCTCAGTGAATGGAATTTTGGTACTACATCTGGACTACCAGACAGTCAGCAGCCTCATTGTGACGGGGCCACGAACACTGATTATGGAAATTATGGAAGACATAGAATGA